The nucleotide sequence GCTTATCTAAATCACCTAGACGCCATAAACGCTGACTCCATTTTTTCATTTTTAATAGCCTGTACTGCAGCAAATAAAGTGCAGAAAAAATAAAAGAAAGCGAGAATGCAGCGTACGACAAAATGGCCATTGTAATATGAATAAGCAGCAATTCAGAAACGAGCTGTTCCGCCATCGCCTGAGATTCCATTTGCACAGGGGCAAATGTGTGTATCGCCATAATGGCAAAGCCAATCATATTAGTAAAGAAAACGGTAAAATCCATACGCAGCAGCCGGTTAATAACCAATGAAAGCGTAATTAAGATCCACGCATAAAAATAAAGCCCTTCAAAAAGGGTAAGAACCGGAAAACGGCCGGTTTTGAACATATATAAAAACAAAAAAATTGTTTGAAGAACCCAAACAATCGATAAAGTCCAGAAGGCGACTTTATTCGCCTTCCGGTTCTGATTTAAAAAGTCGATAAAATACAGCATAACACTCAGCGCATATAAAATTACCATCAATTCGTGGAGCCTGGCCATTCCTTGTTCAAACATCAAGTAACCCCGCTTACACTTGGAATAATGGCTTTGTCTGAATCTGCTGGGTAGACTGTTCCGCTGTTTTTACCTGCTTCTCTGCTTTCACTTCTTCTTCAATGTTAAAGATTTGTGTAAACAGAGCCAGCTTTTCAGCCGAACGTTTATCCCCAGCGAGTTCCTTCGCCTGTAAAATTGGATCCTTTAACAGCTGATTAATAATACTTTTTGTATGCTTGTTTAATACTTTTCGTTCACGATCTGTTAGGTTAGGCATTTTTCGTTCGATGCTGACCATTGTTTCTGCCTGGATGGCAAGCGCTTTTTGACGAAGAGCGGAAATAACCGGAACGACTCCCAGCATATTAATCCAATCGTTAAAAGCGACGATTTCTGCTTCGATCATCAATTCAATCTTTTCAGCCGCTTTCTGACGCTCTGCCATGTTTGCTTGTACAATGCCTTCCAGATCATCGATATCATAAAGAAAAACACTTTCCAGATCAGAAATGGCCGGATCAAGATCACGCGGAACAGCGATATCAACCATAAACAATGGTTTTCCTTTACGCATTTTTTCCACGACGGCCATTCTTTCTTTCGTAATAACATAGCCGCTTGAGCCCGTAGAACTGATTAAAATATCGGCTTCCACGAGAGCACATTGAAGCTCTGCCAAAGTTTTGGCATTGCCGTCAAATTTCTCAGCAAGCGCAACTGCTTTTTCAAACGTCCGGTTCACAACTGTCACTTTTGTAGCTCCGCTGCCATGCAGATTTTGAATGGCAAGCTCACCCATTTTGCCAGCACCAACAACAAGCACGTGCTTGCCGGAAAGACTGCCGAAAATCTTCTTAGCGAGCTCTACAGCCGCATAGCTGACAGATACCGCATTCGCGCCAATTTCCGTTTCCGCATGCGCTTTCTTGGCCAGTGTGATGGCTTGTTTGAATAAATGATTAAAGACCGTGCCCGTTGCCTCAATCTCCTGGCTTCTTAAAAAGCTCGAACGAACTTGTCCCAAAATTTGCGTCTCGCCAAGGACCATGGAATTCAATCCACTTGTTACTTTCAACAAGTGCTCGACTGCCGCTTCCTGCTCATGAATAAATAGAAAAGGAGTGAATTCTTCCTTTTCCATGTTAAACCATTCAGATAAGAAATGTTTAATATAATAACGCCCTGTATGGAGCTGATCGACGACCGCATAAATTTCTGTCCGGTTGCAAGTGGAAAGAATGACATTTTCCAAAATGCTTTTTTGCTTACGGAGCTCTGACATGGCTTTTTCTAAGTCCGTGTCCTGAAAAGATAATCGTTCACGTATCTCCACTGGGGCTGTTTTGTAGTTTAGTCCCACCACAATAATATGCACGTTCTCAGCACCCCCATAAAAATCTGTTATATTCATTATAACACGGAACAAATTTTCCTTATTCACAAATTGTGAACATATGCTAACATTAAAACCAATAAACCTTTTTAAACCCAATAGCAAGCGTAACAAAATAAGAACTAAGATTCAAGTTAGGAATATGGAAAGCGGGGAAACTATTTATGAAGCAGCAGCGAATTTTTCCGGGAACCATTTTAATCGGATTCGGTTTATATTTCTTTTTGCAGCAGGCTGCTATCGTCTGGTTTCAGCCCTTTTTAAGCTGGCCAACACTTTTGATTGTTATCGGACTTGCGTTCTTAGCGGACGCTTACAGCGGCAAAGAAGGGAATAATATTTTGCCCGGTGTTATTCTGACAGGCTTTGGTGTTCACTTTCATGTGGTGAATCATTTTGGCTTTTGGTCTAATGACACTGGCGTCTTTATCTTAATCATTGCACTCGGATTCTTGCTTCAGTATCAGAAAACGAGAAACGGTCTGTTTCAAGGATTGCTATTTCTTATTCTTGCCGTTATCACCCTCTTTTATGATAAAGTAATCGAGTGGCTTGGCTTGCTTGAGAATCGAGCGCTCTCCCTCTGGCAATTTTGGCCTGTTATTCTAATTGTCATTGGCGGTTATTTACTATTTGTGAAAAAGAAATAAATTGAGCGAATAGAGAAGGAAAACAGACCACCCAAATACATACTTTAAAGCCCTTTTGAAACTGCAGCAGCCCGCCACACTTTTATTAGGTCTATTTAACGGGCTACCCTTCCTTCTATTCCCTTGTTCGGTATCACTTTATCCTTCTTAAGTCCTTTTATAAAAGATTTAAAGAAAACACAGCTGCTGCCTTTAGATGGAATTTCTTTCATAGGAATTCCTCTTTTTTTGCTTGGCTCTGTTGATCTTTCCTGGAGTCTCCACCTTCCGCTACAATCAACTATTGAAAAAACAATATTCCTCTTTAACAGAGACTTTCATTTAAGAAACTGGTCTTCTCTCACCTGTTTGGCAGGATGTCTATTCTTTTCAAAGATATAGCGCCAAGATTCACGTTTCT is from Bacillus sp. PK3_68 and encodes:
- the hemA gene encoding glutamyl-tRNA reductase yields the protein MHIIVVGLNYKTAPVEIRERLSFQDTDLEKAMSELRKQKSILENVILSTCNRTEIYAVVDQLHTGRYYIKHFLSEWFNMEKEEFTPFLFIHEQEAAVEHLLKVTSGLNSMVLGETQILGQVRSSFLRSQEIEATGTVFNHLFKQAITLAKKAHAETEIGANAVSVSYAAVELAKKIFGSLSGKHVLVVGAGKMGELAIQNLHGSGATKVTVVNRTFEKAVALAEKFDGNAKTLAELQCALVEADILISSTGSSGYVITKERMAVVEKMRKGKPLFMVDIAVPRDLDPAISDLESVFLYDIDDLEGIVQANMAERQKAAEKIELMIEAEIVAFNDWINMLGVVPVISALRQKALAIQAETMVSIERKMPNLTDRERKVLNKHTKSIINQLLKDPILQAKELAGDKRSAEKLALFTQIFNIEEEVKAEKQVKTAEQSTQQIQTKPLFQV
- a CDS encoding DUF5668 domain-containing protein is translated as MKQQRIFPGTILIGFGLYFFLQQAAIVWFQPFLSWPTLLIVIGLAFLADAYSGKEGNNILPGVILTGFGVHFHVVNHFGFWSNDTGVFILIIALGFLLQYQKTRNGLFQGLLFLILAVITLFYDKVIEWLGLLENRALSLWQFWPVILIVIGGYLLFVKKK